The following coding sequences are from one Candidatus Poribacteria bacterium window:
- a CDS encoding lactate racemase domain-containing protein, translating into MNNTATVYSRAWYGDEELTLNFPTGWEVEMLGPKDAPVLSDAQIERSFAEPIGTPRISELAKGKKSAAIVVDDLSRPTPAARVIPFLLRELASAGVPKSEIRFVVGGGSHRPITDEEVAKKIGADIAAEYEATNHDFMGGDLRALGNLDNGMPIYLDRVVADADFKVCLGGIYPHGSVGFGGGAKLVVPGIAGFATMFYFHTFSPGRGHAVIERKGSEPDHRDFSEAVAGVLGLDVIVNTVLNSRREICGLFVGDFVQAHRKGAHFALDTYGTEIPETSRKETDLVVLNCYPLDSDPIQTGKALWALSYFEKAHRIALNPASDGICYHGLFEQIDYARFLQQKSERTASELPAPQLGTQDQLHVWSEHFLVDDFYKKHPGALLFRDLDELIALFAERLPARAKVAVLPAAGIQVLAPEK; encoded by the coding sequence ATGAACAATACTGCTACAGTCTACTCCCGTGCTTGGTACGGAGATGAAGAACTCACACTGAATTTCCCAACCGGCTGGGAAGTAGAAATGTTGGGTCCGAAAGACGCGCCTGTGCTTTCTGATGCCCAAATTGAACGGTCATTCGCTGAACCGATCGGCACCCCCCGTATTTCGGAACTCGCGAAGGGTAAAAAGAGTGCTGCTATTGTTGTTGATGACTTGAGCCGCCCAACGCCTGCTGCGCGAGTTATCCCGTTCCTTCTGCGTGAGTTAGCGTCGGCAGGTGTCCCAAAATCAGAGATTCGATTTGTTGTCGGTGGTGGATCACACCGTCCTATCACTGATGAAGAGGTGGCGAAAAAGATTGGTGCGGATATTGCTGCTGAATATGAGGCGACAAATCACGACTTTATGGGTGGTGATCTGCGAGCCTTAGGGAACCTTGATAACGGTATGCCTATCTATCTCGACCGTGTCGTTGCGGATGCGGATTTCAAAGTGTGTCTGGGTGGCATCTATCCACACGGTTCTGTCGGCTTTGGAGGCGGCGCGAAATTGGTTGTGCCGGGTATTGCGGGTTTCGCAACGATGTTCTATTTCCATACCTTTTCACCCGGACGTGGGCACGCTGTGATTGAAAGAAAAGGGAGTGAACCCGACCATCGTGATTTCTCTGAGGCGGTCGCCGGTGTCCTTGGACTCGATGTGATTGTCAACACCGTACTCAATAGTCGTCGTGAAATTTGCGGGTTGTTCGTCGGTGATTTTGTGCAGGCGCACCGTAAGGGGGCACACTTCGCGTTGGACACTTACGGCACAGAGATACCTGAAACCAGCCGAAAAGAGACCGATCTGGTTGTCCTGAACTGTTATCCACTTGATAGCGACCCGATTCAAACAGGAAAAGCGTTGTGGGCACTCTCCTATTTTGAGAAAGCACATAGGATAGCACTCAACCCAGCAAGCGATGGCATCTGCTACCATGGGCTGTTTGAACAGATTGATTATGCTCGCTTTCTACAGCAGAAATCGGAAAGGACAGCGTCTGAACTGCCAGCACCCCAACTCGGAACTCAAGATCAGCTGCACGTCTGGTCGGAACACTTTTTGGTAGACGATTTTTACAAAAAACATCCGGGCGCGCTTCTCTTCCGAGACCTTGATGAATTGATCGCGTTGTTCGCGGAAAGACTGCCAGCACGCGCCAAAGTTGCTGTGCTACCAGCTGCCGGGATTCAAGTGTTAGCACCGGAGAAGTAG
- a CDS encoding lactate racemase domain-containing protein translates to MDNAATVRSGAWYGDKELTLNFPTDWEVEVLGPKDAPELSDTEIEQAFAEPIGTPCISELAKGKKSAAIIVDDLSRPTPAARIIPYILRELILAGVPKSEIRFVAGVGAHRPLTDEDIVKKVGADIAAAYEVTNHNFMSGDLRAFGNLENGMPVYLNPIVADADFKICLGGIYPHSSVGFSGGAKLIVPGIAGFTTMFYFHTFPPGRGPAVIEGQSDEPDRRDSAELAAGVLGLDMIANVVLNSRREICGLFVGDFIKAHRKGAHFAMDTYSTVIPETTRKETDLVIINCYPLDADAIQLDKALAALSYFENAYTMALYPASDSSCYHGLFDRIDYPRYLRQRAEQVPPKAPPQQIGRRGQLHVWSEHFFADDFYKEYPASLLFRDLEELIQLFTEKLPARAKIAVLPVGGIQVLT, encoded by the coding sequence ATGGACAACGCAGCTACAGTCCGCTCCGGTGCCTGGTACGGAGATAAGGAACTGACGCTGAATTTCCCAACGGATTGGGAAGTTGAGGTATTAGGTCCAAAGGATGCACCTGAACTTTCTGATACCGAAATTGAACAGGCATTTGCCGAACCGATCGGTACGCCCTGTATTTCGGAACTCGCGAAGGGTAAAAAAAGTGCTGCCATCATCGTCGATGATCTGAGCCGTCCGACTCCCGCTGCAAGAATTATTCCATACATTTTACGTGAGTTAATCTTGGCAGGTGTTCCGAAATCAGAGATTCGGTTTGTTGCTGGTGTCGGTGCTCACCGACCTCTCACCGATGAAGATATCGTGAAAAAGGTTGGCGCAGATATCGCTGCCGCGTACGAGGTAACCAATCATAACTTTATGAGTGGGGACCTGCGTGCGTTCGGCAACCTTGAGAACGGTATGCCGGTGTATCTCAACCCTATCGTCGCGGATGCGGACTTTAAAATCTGTCTCGGCGGCATCTATCCTCACAGCTCCGTCGGTTTTAGCGGTGGTGCGAAACTCATTGTCCCCGGTATTGCAGGCTTTACCACAATGTTCTATTTCCATACCTTTCCACCGGGGCGCGGACCCGCTGTGATTGAGGGACAGAGTGATGAACCGGATCGCCGCGACAGTGCCGAACTGGCAGCAGGCGTTCTCGGGCTTGATATGATCGCCAACGTTGTGCTCAATAGTCGTCGTGAAATCTGCGGACTGTTTGTCGGTGATTTTATCAAGGCACATCGTAAAGGGGCGCATTTCGCAATGGATACATATTCAACAGTGATACCGGAAACCACTCGAAAAGAGACTGATCTGGTGATAATTAATTGCTATCCACTTGATGCTGATGCAATTCAACTGGATAAGGCATTGGCAGCTTTAAGTTATTTTGAAAACGCCTACACGATGGCACTCTACCCTGCAAGCGATAGTAGTTGCTACCACGGGTTGTTCGACCGAATTGATTACCCACGCTATCTCCGACAACGCGCCGAGCAGGTACCGCCCAAAGCCCCACCGCAGCAGATCGGACGGCGTGGACAACTCCATGTCTGGTCTGAGCATTTTTTCGCAGATGATTTCTATAAAGAGTATCCAGCATCGCTCCTTTTTCGCGACTTAGAAGAACTGATTCAATTGTTCACGGAGAAGCTGCCAGCGCGTGCAAAAATTGCTGTTTTACCCGTAGGCGGAATTCAAGTGCTAACATGA
- a CDS encoding CTP synthase: MTKYIFVTGGVISGIGKGITTASLGRLLINRGFKVIVVKIDPYLNVDAGVMNPFQHGEVFVTHDGAETDLDLGNYERFLGIDLNKYSNFTTGSVYSEVIAKERRGDYLGETVQLIPHITDEIKRRIYQIGEDNEAEIVITEIGGTIGDFEMPPFVEAIRQMAVEVGREDTMFLHVSLIYTLPNGESKSKPTQHSIRKLQELGVQPDVLLCRTSQTLDEAFRQKIALLCGIAEECIFEGLDTKCVDEIPLNFERQGMGHLVSKKLGLETRVPMDAEWGAMVEKLKNPKQEARIAIVGKYTTGNDAYISVQEALKHGGIANEVSVEIEWIEAESLTEHPDLDSVFENADGILVPGGFGYRGIEGMLVAARYARENDIPYFGLCLGMQCLVIEFARHVANLKNANTTEVDENTPYPVIDLMHEQRSIADLGATMRLGHYPCVLKENTKSYDAYQQPIILERHRHRYELNNQYRSQLETAGLCFSGMSPDESLIEIAEVTGHPWMVGSQFHPEFQSKPLAPHPLFREFIAAVLSYQGKDQAMKGGDK; encoded by the coding sequence ATGACAAAATACATTTTCGTAACGGGTGGGGTTATTTCAGGTATTGGTAAAGGCATCACGACTGCGTCGTTAGGCAGATTGCTCATCAATCGCGGCTTTAAGGTAATTGTCGTCAAGATTGATCCGTATCTCAATGTGGACGCGGGGGTGATGAATCCATTCCAACATGGCGAGGTTTTCGTCACCCATGATGGTGCGGAAACCGATCTGGACCTGGGGAATTATGAAAGGTTTCTTGGCATAGATCTGAACAAATACTCTAACTTTACGACAGGTTCCGTCTATAGTGAAGTGATTGCGAAGGAACGGCGGGGTGACTATCTCGGTGAAACCGTGCAGTTGATTCCACATATTACCGATGAAATCAAACGTCGTATCTATCAGATCGGGGAGGACAACGAAGCCGAAATCGTCATTACGGAGATAGGTGGAACCATCGGGGACTTTGAGATGCCACCGTTTGTCGAAGCCATCCGACAAATGGCTGTTGAGGTAGGACGCGAAGATACCATGTTCCTCCATGTATCACTCATTTACACCTTACCTAACGGCGAAAGCAAAAGTAAACCGACACAACATAGCATCCGCAAACTCCAGGAGTTGGGAGTCCAGCCAGATGTGCTGCTTTGTCGCACCAGCCAAACGTTAGATGAAGCCTTCCGCCAGAAAATTGCCCTCCTTTGCGGTATTGCTGAAGAATGCATTTTTGAAGGATTGGACACAAAGTGCGTTGATGAAATCCCGCTTAATTTTGAACGACAAGGGATGGGACATCTCGTTTCAAAGAAACTTGGACTTGAAACGCGCGTACCGATGGATGCTGAATGGGGCGCGATGGTCGAAAAACTAAAAAACCCAAAGCAGGAAGCCCGAATTGCGATTGTTGGAAAATACACAACCGGCAATGATGCCTATATCAGTGTGCAGGAAGCACTTAAACACGGTGGAATTGCTAACGAAGTCTCTGTCGAAATTGAGTGGATAGAAGCGGAGTCGCTCACAGAACATCCAGATCTTGATAGTGTTTTTGAAAATGCTGACGGGATATTGGTTCCAGGGGGGTTCGGTTATCGGGGCATTGAAGGAATGCTGGTTGCTGCACGATACGCCCGTGAAAATGACATTCCGTATTTCGGATTATGTCTCGGCATGCAGTGTCTCGTAATTGAGTTTGCCCGACACGTCGCGAACCTAAAAAATGCAAATACCACAGAAGTAGACGAGAATACACCCTATCCGGTTATAGATTTAATGCATGAACAGCGTTCGATAGCTGACCTCGGTGCAACAATGCGACTCGGACATTATCCGTGCGTCCTCAAAGAAAATACCAAAAGTTATGATGCTTATCAACAACCTATTATTTTGGAGCGTCACCGTCATCGTTACGAACTAAATAACCAATACCGCTCGCAATTGGAAACTGCAGGTCTCTGTTTCAGCGGAATGTCGCCTGATGAGAGTCTCATTGAGATCGCTGAGGTGACGGGTCATCCGTGGATGGTAGGTTCACAATTTCACCCCGAATTTCAATCGAAACCGCTTGCACCGCATCCGCTTTTCCGAGAATTTATAGCGGCGGTGCTCTCCTATCAGGGCAAAGATCAAGCTATGAAAGGAGGAGATAAATAA
- the kdsB gene encoding 3-deoxy-manno-octulosonate cytidylyltransferase — translation MRSVGIIPARYASSRFEGKPLVNLLGKPMVQHVYESACRAKTLDEVIVATDDTRIYDAVKQFGGNVQMTGDCATGTERVAVVAERLTCDIVANIQGDEPLLEPVQIDMMLQPFIDKPDVQVCTLKQRVETDADYRDANVVKVVTNLQGDALYFSRASMPGSRGEMISPLLHKFPVYRHVGLYAYRREQLLAFTKWDSTPYELAEGLEQLRFLEHGVPIHVVETDIPLIGVDVPADLERVKQILEAS, via the coding sequence TTGCGAAGTGTAGGTATTATCCCAGCCCGCTATGCCTCAAGTCGTTTTGAGGGTAAGCCGTTGGTGAATCTTCTCGGGAAACCGATGGTACAGCATGTTTACGAAAGCGCGTGCCGTGCAAAGACGTTAGATGAAGTTATTGTTGCTACGGATGACACGCGCATTTACGATGCTGTAAAGCAATTTGGCGGGAATGTCCAGATGACAGGTGATTGTGCAACAGGTACTGAGCGCGTTGCTGTTGTTGCAGAGCGGTTGACGTGTGATATTGTTGCCAATATCCAAGGGGACGAACCCTTGCTCGAACCGGTACAGATAGACATGATGCTGCAGCCTTTCATTGATAAACCGGATGTGCAGGTTTGCACGTTAAAGCAACGGGTTGAAACTGACGCGGATTATCGAGATGCTAACGTCGTTAAAGTCGTTACAAATCTTCAGGGCGACGCATTATACTTTTCACGCGCATCTATGCCCGGGAGTAGAGGCGAAATGATCTCGCCCCTACTGCACAAATTCCCTGTGTATCGGCATGTCGGTTTATACGCTTACCGCCGAGAGCAGCTCCTCGCTTTCACAAAGTGGGACAGCACACCTTATGAACTCGCGGAGGGGTTAGAACAATTACGCTTTTTAGAACACGGTGTCCCGATTCACGTTGTTGAGACCGACATTCCACTTATTGGGGTTGATGTTCCTGCCGACTTGGAACGGGTAAAACAAATTTTGGAGGCTTCATAA
- a CDS encoding LamG domain-containing protein: MKRNLILTPYLACLLLIGALCIVQTASAEVLDPDLVLYFDYEDFKGDTVLEKSGRGYDGAINGKVTQSNDGKFGKAAHFVTGSFLDLDGPNIKAEDIPTEGMSIVAWIHVEAIADMAIFNARAKDNTWLVHPEARGSGKYRWLNRSPGGATIFDIRAGDNEANEWQHYAGTFSRADGKAILYINGKNVGEEKARIGTPIAPDWGQGARVGYNIDNNRPFAGLMDDLNVWKRGLTEEEVNAIMNDGVEAFLAVEAHGKLATTWARLKASK, translated from the coding sequence ATGAAACGGAACCTTATACTAACCCCTTATCTGGCGTGCTTACTTCTGATAGGTGCTCTCTGTATAGTTCAGACCGCGTCGGCTGAGGTTTTAGATCCGGATTTGGTACTATATTTTGACTATGAGGATTTCAAAGGCGATACTGTCCTTGAAAAGTCTGGACGCGGTTACGATGGCGCGATTAATGGGAAGGTCACACAATCCAATGATGGGAAATTCGGCAAAGCCGCTCACTTCGTAACTGGAAGTTTTCTCGACTTGGATGGACCGAATATCAAAGCTGAGGATATTCCGACTGAAGGGATGAGTATCGTGGCGTGGATTCATGTTGAAGCCATCGCAGATATGGCGATTTTCAATGCGCGTGCGAAGGATAATACATGGCTTGTACATCCAGAAGCACGCGGTAGCGGCAAGTATCGCTGGCTCAACCGGAGTCCTGGCGGCGCGACTATCTTTGACATTCGCGCGGGAGATAACGAGGCGAATGAATGGCAGCATTACGCTGGCACGTTCAGCCGCGCTGACGGAAAAGCCATACTTTACATCAACGGAAAAAATGTGGGTGAAGAAAAAGCCCGTATCGGCACGCCTATTGCCCCAGATTGGGGGCAGGGCGCACGCGTCGGCTATAATATTGACAATAACCGACCCTTTGCCGGACTCATGGACGATCTTAACGTTTGGAAACGTGGCTTGACAGAGGAAGAAGTCAATGCTATTATGAACGACGGCGTTGAAGCGTTCCTTGCTGTGGAAGCGCACGGTAAACTTGCGACGACTTGGGCCAGGCTTAAGGCATCAAAGTAA
- a CDS encoding LamG domain-containing protein — translation MKRNFLTLTPYVVCLLLIGTLCILTAKVQDASAEALDPDLVLYFDYEDFEGKTVLEKSGRGYDGEINGKITQSDDGKFGKAAQFAAGSFLDLDGPNVDPDDIPTEGMSVVAWINVEAISDMAIFNARAGDGTWLVHPEARGDGNYRWLNRGPNPGRTIFDIRAGKNVAKEWQHYAGTYSRADGKAILYINGKKVGEEASRLDTPIADNWGQGARVGFNIDNKRPFTGLMDELNVWKRGLTEEEVNAIMNDSVETFLAVEAHGKLATTWGSLKASK, via the coding sequence ATGAAACGCAATTTTCTTACGCTAACCCCTTATGTGGTGTGCTTACTTCTGATAGGCACTCTCTGTATACTTACAGCAAAGGTTCAGGACGCATCCGCTGAGGCTTTGGATCCGGATTTGGTCCTGTATTTTGATTATGAGGACTTTGAAGGCAAGACTGTTCTTGAAAAGTCCGGACGCGGTTATGATGGTGAGATTAATGGGAAGATCACACAATCCGATGATGGGAAGTTTGGCAAAGCCGCTCAGTTCGCAGCCGGCAGCTTCCTGGATTTAGATGGTCCCAACGTTGATCCTGATGACATCCCCACTGAAGGTATGAGTGTTGTCGCGTGGATTAACGTTGAAGCCATATCGGATATGGCGATTTTCAACGCCCGCGCAGGCGACGGCACGTGGCTTGTCCACCCCGAAGCACGTGGCGATGGCAATTATCGTTGGCTCAATCGGGGGCCTAACCCCGGTAGGACGATATTTGATATCCGAGCAGGTAAAAACGTAGCCAAAGAATGGCAGCATTACGCTGGCACGTACAGCCGCGCGGATGGAAAAGCCATTCTCTACATTAATGGTAAAAAGGTCGGTGAAGAAGCGTCTCGCCTTGACACGCCTATTGCAGACAACTGGGGGCAGGGCGCACGGGTCGGCTTTAACATCGACAATAAACGTCCTTTCACCGGACTCATGGATGAGCTTAACGTCTGGAAACGTGGCTTGACAGAAGAAGAAGTCAATGCTATTATGAACGATAGTGTTGAAACGTTTCTTGCTGTGGAAGCACACGGTAAGCTTGCAACGACTTGGGGAAGCCTTAAAGCATCAAAGTAA
- a CDS encoding LamG domain-containing protein, with product MKRNLTRTPYLVCLLLIGTLCILMTEVQDASAQILDPDLVLYFDYEDFDGNTVLEKSGRGYDGEINGNVTQSDDGKFGKAGQFAAGSFLDLDGPNVKSEDVPIEGMSLLAWINVASVSDMAIFNARATDGTWVVHPEARGDGNYRWLNRGPNPGRTIFDIRAGENKANEWQHYAGTYSRADALAVLYINGEKVGEESSRLDTPIADNWGQGARVGFNIDNQRAFTGLMDEFNLWKRGLTAEEVNDIMNNGLGPTLTAVEAQGKLATTWGKLKAN from the coding sequence ATGAAACGCAATCTTACACGAACCCCTTATTTAGTATGTTTACTTCTGATAGGCACTCTCTGTATACTTATGACAGAAGTTCAGGATGCATCCGCTCAGATTTTAGATCCGGATTTAGTCCTGTATTTCGACTACGAAGATTTCGACGGAAACACCGTCCTTGAAAAGTCTGGACGTGGCTATGATGGCGAGATTAATGGCAATGTCACACAATCCGATGATGGAAAGTTTGGCAAAGCCGGTCAGTTCGCAGCCGGCAGCTTCCTCGATTTAGATGGCCCCAACGTTAAGTCTGAGGACGTTCCCATTGAAGGCATGAGTCTTCTTGCGTGGATTAACGTTGCATCCGTATCGGATATGGCGATTTTCAACGCCCGCGCAACGGATGGCACGTGGGTTGTACACCCCGAAGCACGTGGGGACGGAAATTATCGGTGGCTCAATCGGGGGCCTAACCCCGGTAGGACGATATTTGATATCCGAGCAGGTGAAAATAAAGCCAACGAATGGCAGCATTACGCTGGCACGTACAGTCGTGCAGACGCATTAGCCGTTCTCTACATCAACGGTGAAAAGGTCGGTGAAGAAAGTTCTCGCCTTGATACGCCTATCGCAGACAACTGGGGGCAGGGCGCACGTGTCGGTTTTAACATCGACAATCAACGTGCTTTCACCGGACTGATGGATGAATTTAACCTCTGGAAACGTGGTTTGACAGCGGAAGAGGTCAATGATATCATGAACAACGGCCTTGGCCCGACGCTTACCGCAGTAGAAGCACAAGGTAAGCTCGCAACGACTTGGGGCAAGCTCAAGGCGAACTAA
- a CDS encoding helix-turn-helix domain-containing protein, which produces MRIRHAVVEYDLEEAAAMLDISPADLKQAVSAGYLQCYYRLGEGDYRFHEASLRANKDLLSEDDYLAKVLKAGSHSETTTVPDAAEDDPPSTPSDP; this is translated from the coding sequence ATGCGAATACGCCACGCCGTCGTTGAGTATGACTTGGAAGAGGCAGCAGCGATGTTGGATATCTCACCGGCAGATCTCAAGCAAGCAGTCAGTGCTGGGTACCTTCAGTGTTACTATAGACTCGGCGAAGGTGATTATCGTTTCCATGAAGCAAGTCTCCGTGCGAATAAAGATTTGCTTTCAGAGGACGATTATCTCGCCAAAGTGCTAAAGGCGGGTTCGCATTCAGAGACTACTACGGTGCCTGACGCGGCGGAAGATGATCCACCGTCCACGCCATCCGATCCATAA
- a CDS encoding phosphatase PAP2 family protein, with protein sequence MVKPSIYTLTQGRGYKPRQRQWGKLSKSFKLWLICILIFCASITGLEADAENFVSRWDQELFDRIYDAPPRQQPTWTLMERISDFGDYRAVMGASALLMAYGNDSHRETGKLLFSAYMGAGVITYGMKRLIGRKRPLDTVLGNPSLPSGHASIVFSAATILGYRYPKLRIPLYIGAGLVSFSRIYLGRHYASDVVTGAAIGTGMGMLVWYNRATLLKWEF encoded by the coding sequence ATGGTAAAACCAAGTATCTATACACTAACGCAAGGGCGAGGTTACAAACCTCGCCAGCGACAGTGGGGCAAACTATCAAAATCTTTTAAACTGTGGCTGATATGCATACTGATTTTCTGCGCTTCCATAACAGGGTTAGAAGCGGATGCCGAAAACTTCGTATCGCGCTGGGATCAGGAACTCTTTGATCGTATCTATGACGCGCCCCCACGCCAGCAACCGACATGGACACTCATGGAACGGATTTCAGATTTTGGCGACTATCGGGCAGTAATGGGAGCATCAGCACTGCTCATGGCGTACGGAAATGATTCACACCGAGAAACCGGAAAACTTTTATTTTCCGCGTATATGGGAGCAGGGGTTATAACATACGGCATGAAAAGACTGATAGGCAGGAAGCGACCGCTCGATACAGTATTGGGGAATCCGTCCTTACCGTCGGGGCACGCCTCCATTGTGTTCAGTGCTGCCACGATTTTAGGATATCGGTATCCGAAATTACGAATTCCACTCTACATCGGCGCGGGACTCGTCAGTTTCTCGCGTATCTATTTAGGGCGACACTATGCCTCAGACGTGGTGACCGGAGCGGCAATCGGTACTGGAATGGGGATGCTCGTCTGGTATAACCGAGCAACACTGTTAAAATGGGAATTTTAG
- a CDS encoding ABC transporter substrate-binding protein — MRNWLVGLLIIGLVSVWGCQPASKDQQATQGEVRVAVAGPFTGNAAAFGEMIKRGAELRAKHINDAGGINGMKLTLVPGDDAGTEKEARAVATRFATDRRILAVVGHFNSACSLAGKPIYADNGIVELSPGSTNVSVCEGSDWTFRNLYRDDFQGEFIANYIKNYMKEFQTVAILFDNDDYGRGLRDGFSAAAEEIGIEIVASEAYDRDNTDFKAQLTSIKAKNPDLIFISGLYGQAGLIAKQAREAGITAQFFGADGVDSPDYLIIAGAAAEGTYLTTPFTFELGGEQAKQVASSFEDEYGVPPDTWAALTYDAVGMIAEAIEKTYNKEATLAENRKAIRDHLASLDTPEEGYKGITGLTYFDKNGDTVNKPAYVKIVKDGQFTTAPDQVLD, encoded by the coding sequence ATGAGAAATTGGCTTGTCGGATTATTAATAATAGGGCTTGTGTCCGTTTGGGGATGTCAGCCTGCCAGCAAAGACCAACAGGCAACCCAAGGTGAGGTCAGAGTTGCTGTCGCTGGGCCCTTTACAGGCAACGCCGCAGCATTTGGAGAAATGATTAAACGTGGTGCTGAGCTCAGAGCGAAACACATCAATGACGCAGGTGGCATCAACGGTATGAAACTAACGCTCGTTCCCGGAGACGACGCTGGGACAGAAAAGGAAGCGAGAGCTGTTGCCACACGTTTCGCCACTGACCGACGCATTCTCGCAGTTGTTGGGCACTTTAACAGTGCATGTTCCTTAGCAGGTAAACCCATTTACGCAGACAATGGGATCGTTGAATTGTCTCCAGGCTCAACCAATGTAAGCGTCTGTGAAGGGAGTGATTGGACATTTCGGAATTTATATCGAGATGATTTTCAGGGAGAGTTCATCGCCAACTATATTAAGAATTACATGAAGGAGTTTCAGACCGTCGCTATTCTGTTTGATAATGACGATTATGGACGTGGACTTCGAGACGGTTTCAGTGCCGCTGCAGAGGAAATTGGAATTGAGATTGTTGCCTCTGAAGCCTATGACCGAGATAATACGGATTTTAAAGCACAACTCACCAGTATTAAAGCGAAGAACCCAGATCTTATTTTCATCTCCGGTCTTTACGGTCAAGCGGGGTTAATCGCTAAACAGGCGCGTGAGGCTGGAATTACAGCGCAATTTTTCGGTGCTGATGGCGTGGATTCTCCAGATTACCTCATAATCGCAGGTGCCGCCGCAGAGGGAACTTATCTAACGACCCCATTTACGTTTGAATTAGGTGGTGAACAAGCAAAACAGGTCGCTTCATCATTTGAAGATGAATACGGCGTTCCACCGGATACATGGGCCGCGCTAACTTACGATGCGGTAGGTATGATTGCAGAAGCAATCGAAAAAACCTATAATAAGGAGGCCACCCTTGCCGAAAATCGGAAAGCGATCCGCGATCACTTGGCATCACTCGATACGCCAGAAGAAGGATACAAGGGGATTACCGGGCTAACTTATTTTGACAAAAACGGTGACACTGTTAATAAACCCGCCTATGTCAAAATTGTTAAAGATGGGCAATTCACGACTGCTCCTGACCAAGTGCTTGATTGA
- a CDS encoding branched-chain amino acid ABC transporter permease, with product MEQFTEQLINALVLGGIYALIAVGYTMVYGIIELINFAHGEIFMFGAYFAFTLVTVFNLPFWVALPMSMLLCAGIGMLMDLVAYRPLRNAARLSALITAIGVSIGLQNLARIIWGARQRPFPSESLPAFLKQGIPPSEPLPAFSLTETAIALPGGAFLPYRDLSIIILALVLMIALNRLVSLTKIGKAMRACAQNRVAANLMGINTNRVIVITFAIGSALGAVAGVMVGVREIIEPTMGYYKGVAAFAAAVLGGIGNITGAMLGGLLIGFAEVFGAGYIPGGYGSGYRVAIAYIVMIAVILIRPSGLFGKSTATRA from the coding sequence ATGGAGCAATTTACAGAGCAATTAATTAATGCACTTGTGCTCGGCGGCATTTATGCCCTTATTGCCGTCGGTTACACGATGGTTTACGGCATTATTGAATTGATTAACTTTGCCCACGGCGAAATTTTCATGTTTGGTGCCTACTTCGCATTCACCTTGGTCACGGTTTTTAACCTGCCATTTTGGGTAGCACTCCCGATGAGTATGCTCCTCTGTGCTGGCATCGGAATGTTGATGGACCTGGTTGCTTACCGTCCGCTCCGCAACGCAGCACGCCTTTCGGCATTAATCACAGCGATCGGTGTTTCAATCGGTCTGCAAAACCTCGCACGAATTATCTGGGGTGCAAGACAACGTCCTTTCCCATCAGAATCTCTACCGGCATTTTTAAAGCAAGGCATTCCTCCAAGCGAACCTCTACCGGCATTTTCCTTAACCGAGACAGCGATTGCACTCCCCGGTGGTGCTTTCCTACCTTACCGAGACCTATCCATTATTATCCTCGCCCTCGTGCTAATGATTGCCTTAAATCGGTTGGTCTCCTTAACAAAGATAGGAAAAGCAATGCGGGCTTGTGCCCAAAATCGGGTTGCTGCCAATTTGATGGGTATCAATACCAACCGTGTCATTGTTATAACATTCGCTATCGGTTCTGCTTTAGGAGCTGTTGCAGGGGTGATGGTCGGCGTACGCGAAATTATCGAACCAACGATGGGATACTACAAAGGTGTCGCAGCGTTTGCCGCTGCTGTCCTCGGTGGAATTGGAAACATCACCGGGGCAATGCTTGGAGGACTTCTCATCGGATTTGCCGAAGTATTTGGGGCGGGCTATATCCCCGGCGGCTACGGTTCCGGGTATCGGGTAGCTATTGCCTATATTGTCATGATTGCTGTCATTTTAATCCGTCCTTCTGGGCTGTTTGGAAAATCAACTGCAACTCGCGCCTAA